TGTAGATACactttggtttttgtttccagtgaACACCCAGAAAGTAGACAGGTACTCCAGTCAGCATGATGACTAAACCAACTCCACAAACCATAGGCTCAGAGTGCAGACTGAAACCCAGGAGCAGAACCCAGAACAGCAGGTAGCACACAGGAACCACCAGGCTCACCTGGATAGAATGAGgataaattgtaaattaatgaaaactGTGACGTACATTGAGTGGAGTAGATCAGTTAGACCAGTCTGATACACTCATATTTGGTGTCATACCTTGATGGGTCGGTACAGGTTGGGTTTCTTCCAGCGATAGTACAGCAGACCAGCAATGGTGACGCCGTATGACAGGTAGTTGATGAAGGACACGTAGTTGATCAGGTTGTGTGTTTCTCCGATGCAAAGTATGATGATGGTGGCAGCGCACTGAAAAACACAGGAACTGATATACCCTGAAATCATCTGTCCGCTGTTGATAAGTTAGTCAGAAGTAaggggagaagagaggaggtgaGTAGGTACGTACGCAGACCAGTAGGGCAGGGATGGGAGTACGGCTCTTGTAATGGATCATGGCCAGTAAGCTGGGCAGGTGACCCTCTCTGGCTCCTGAGAAACACAACCTGCAGCCAGAAATAAGTCAGCAGATGGTGATGGAGACGAGCAGTGGAGGAACACACTGGACCTCACCTGGAGGAGGTAAACAGATAGCCGTTGATTCCTCCGAAGGTGGACAGAGCCACAGAGATTGGCATGAGGATAGAGAACATTCCCAGTAACTTCTCCCCGAATGTCTGCAGAGAGGAGCaatgaacagaacctgataGTCAGCCTCATAGAACCTCAGAAGTGAACTCAGAAAAGTTTTCTCTGTCACTGTCGTGACGTTTTAATCCCTCGGAGGCTCAGTATCGTTTCTGACTTCTGACCTATCAGATGAATGTCATTTTCCTGATTTAGAAACTTAACCAACACCACCTGAGGTACTGTATAACTGTGACAGGTCATTATGGAGACACATTACTCACTACAGCGACGGCATTGGATGACAGCAGCTCCACGGGTGACATGGAGGAGAAGTAGGCAATGTTGGTGAGCGTGTACACAAAGGTCACCAATGGGATGGAGATGTAGATGGCACGAGGTAGGTTCCTGACACACAACATGCACAGGTGATACAGGTAGACCATTAAATCATTTATGAAAGTGATCAAGGGTGACAAATTGACAAACCTGAGGATGATTTTTCAGTAAAGGAcaatttttgactttttttaaaaaaaattttaaaattttatatactggtttgatccccggagggaaattaagaacgcacactctagctactgattcaaatgcatgcatacatatatatttgtgagtacaggcccctgtatcacacacacacacacatacacaagggggcctgtaggcatgcaggggaggtagagtggcaggcagctccttcttggtgcgcctcaaatgagcaatttgtaaaggggacggcaccttgctcaagggtgcctcggcagtgctccggaggtgagctgacacctcccactgtcagctcacctccgggtatttttggggggaagGGAGCGGGATAAACCTGTTTTAGCGGCTTCACATTCTCATATCTACCCACACCAAAGTGTAGCAGATAATATGTTTAACATGCATGctaaacatatactgtatgctacatactgtatataagctTACAATCAGAAAACCGTCTGATTACAAAAAGAAGACTGATCCACTAATGCTAGACCACCAGATGTAAGTAAACAAGGCAATAGTCTCAAGTCTAGACTTTCCAATAGGCCCAACTTGAAGTGTAGACCTTCTATTAATCTCAACAGGAATTATAGACATTCTAAAAGTCCCACAGGATGTGTAGATATTCTGGCAGTCACAACAGGAAGGTGGTAGACATTCTATAAGCATGTTATGCAGATGTTAATagaatttttatcttttatctgTCCAGAAACAAAGCATGAAAACATCACTTTTAATGTAATGTACATgctgatgttttcatttgtaaagAAGTGACCCTGTTAACTATCGACTTTCAATctaagaatatacagtatatatgtggttgtcatggttacacTGCCCAGAACTCATGACTACCAATGAGGGTTGGAGCCTAGATCCAAAGGTAAATCCAGAACTCGTCACCATAGGTGAGGTTTGGGAGACTGATCAACTGGTAGATTCAGAACTCATGACCATTATTGAGGGTTGGAACCCAGATCCACTGGTAGATCCGGAACTAATGACCACAGGTGAAGATTGAACAAAGGTCCAATGGTAGATCCAGAACTCCTGACCAAAGGTGAGAGTATGTGACCATAGGGGTGGAATGTTGTAGATACACTGGTATATCCAGATTTTTGCCTTCACACTCAGCTCTCTCTTGATCAAGATGGTCTGATCCAAAGACATGATTACTGCTGAAGCTGCACCAAACCAGCTACCCATCTCAAAGTCCATTTTCTCATCACTAATGAACAAGACCCTACTAAACATGCTAAAGCAACTCACCCTCAACCTGGAGGGCACAATCCACCGTTTTTTCAGCAGATGGCCTCAGATTTGTTTGGAACCAACTCTCATCTCTTCAAACTTGGCTGCATACTGCTCTAGTGCTGCTGATGGTCACTCACTGATGAAGACAACAGAACCATCTGCAAAGAGACACAAGTCTGAGGGTTCCAAAGCATCATTCTTCTCACCTTGACTACACCTTGAGATCTTTCCGTttcacaaacagcagcagagacaaagGGCAACCTTTGCGAAGTCCCACACCCACAAGAATGTATTACTTTTGAGTTCCAATCTCGTATattgttttttctccacaaGCAGAGCTACTTATTCTCCTTTTCAGCATTTGCTGTAACTTCAATCTCAGACATAGTCTCAAAGTCGGCAGTTAACAGGGTTGCTTGTAAATTTCAATACACTGGACTACTTTATGGTTCTAAACAAGTGAATTTTCCAAGCCAAAAAGTAGTCGAGGAACTATCATCTGCGAATATTGTATATTGCCATTTAGATCTTTTTTTAGAGTTTACCAAAGTGTAACTCAtgcacaattaaaataaaaagtgaaccAAGAAGCACACTGAGATGGAAGCTGAACATCCAAGATGTTAGAGCTTTGGTAGATGTTGAGACAgtgatgataaatattaatattcacCGTCTGGGTTCAACCACTTCCTCTGTAACATAGTTGAGGAAGTTCCAGCCACTGAAGGCGAAAGATGCCTGCAGGAAGGCAAGAGCCATCTGACCCACTGATGGCGTCCTATCCATGGAAAATGCCACCTGAGGGGTGAGTGCCTCATACTTCCCTGAAAGATAATACACAACTGAGTTTGATTTCATGACTTCAGGGAGCAGTAAAGCTTTAGACCACAGACTGTTACCGTTGTAGATTTGGACCAAGCCAACCATGATGATGAGGCCCAGAGCCATCAGCTTCCCCACAGTGAAGATATCCTGGATCCTGGTGGCCATACGAACACTGAAGCAGTTCACCCAGGTCAGCAGCACTgagcataaaacacacaatcagGATGACTGCACAGACACGAGCCCGTGTCACAGTCcttgatttcatttttcttacaaAGTTTTTTTGACCTGCTCTTAGTCTAGCCCGTCAATCaaacctgtttgccatgggagACCCTaacaggagcataaagcccccgATAACATAGCTCCTAGAATCACGTGGGTACTCAGACTcccccaccacaataaggtggcAGTTCATTGGGGAGATTCTTGAAGATCTTTTAGGCAATGTCATGTTTTCTATGATCAAGTTTATTGAAGTAAGAACTCCTTTCAGTATGTCCAACCATCAATGTTTCAGCCATCAgtttcagaagaagaaaacttcaAAGTTTCAGATGAGATGCTTTAGGTAAACTTGGACTATTTGTAATCAGGACCTGCAAACTTTCACAAATCATTAACGGTCTTGTCAAACCGGAGATGAAGTACACTCATTGTGTTCGTGTACTTTTCTGCACCAACCCAGAGGTCAGGTGGCAGCCGTTCAGTAAGTCAGTACCAGTGTGGTCCTTCCTGACACTGGGGACCCGTTGCTGGTGGGCTGGTGGTGGGTGGCAGCAGCCAGTCGTCATGGGAGGCAGTAATGTGGGAAACTGGCGAGTATGAGAGGCCATGATTGTTTCACCTcattcatcactgtcatcagttTAGCCCCACTCTTCCTCATGCTGGCCTCACTctctacacaaacacagactgagGTTCAGTTTCCATGGTAGCGGCCTGCAGCATCCCCAGTTTCCTCCTCACAGGTTGGATGGATTCTTCATGTCGAACTCCAACATGGAGCTCAGGAAACAGCTCCCTGCAGTGTCGTTTTACTTTCCCTGACTTTCCAGAGCTGTGTGccatcaatatacagtatataaaattactgtatatgtaagtTATTGATATAATAAGTTTTGgatgtacagaaaaaaatctgaatcttCGAGCAACAACAGAACAGCTATTGAACTAGACATGACAATGACTGATGTATTTGTGCTGTAGGTTTATCTATTTGAACATggaatgtgtaaaaaaaaaaaaagatggagatcGACTTACAGAGACAGGTGGCAGAAAGCATCCTTGTTGCCATATATGGAGGGACGCAGTTTGGAAAGACAGGCTGCAGGATGTAGCTGGAGAACGTGAGGGCGATGACGGCCAGTGTGGTTGGGTACATGATGAGGACAGCGCTCCACAGCAaaagaaacctgaggaggaagacgtACACACACCTCATTGTCACACATTACATCATGGACAacacatttatatatgtatggATTTGTATATGTACTCACCCCATTAGACCGCCAAAAATCTCTGTGACATAAGAATAATCTCCTCCAGATTTAGGGATGGTGACGCCCAGTTCAGCGTAACAGAGGGAGCCTAAGGCAGCGATGCAGCCCCCCAGTAACCAGACCAGTAAGGCCAAACCCACTGAGCCCGAGTGCTCCAGGACCCCCTTTGGAGAGATGAAGATCCCAGACCcgatgatgttccctgaaaagGGGAGGGTGAGATAGTGATTGAAATGCGGCCGTACTGATCAGTGTTTGACCGACTGGTTTCAACTGTTTGAAGAAGCCTGCAGCTGAATGTATGCTCTGTTAAATCATGAATGTTTCCTCAGTCGTTTTGATTATTGCACTTTTTTCTTTGCCTTGATTGAAATGTTCTAAAATTACCAATTAAGACTACATAAAATCACAACATATTACTGTGTTTCATAATATAATGAAAGGATGAATGTCATGCTTTTGGATCTCATagctttttaatgtaatttatactTTGATCACTCTTTTATATTTCAACTATGGGTTCACGGTGGCTTTGTCAGGACTGAAGATTTGTCGGTCTGACCCCTCCGTTCCTCTGGATGTAACCCAGATTTTACTAGGGGTGCATTAGAACCCAGAGAGTGACTTAAAGGAGGAGGGTCAGACCATCCCTCAGTTGGACAATCTCCCCCTGCCACAGCCTCGGGTTCACATTACCAGCAGACCAACACATTCACACTACAGCGCCACCAGTAGCATGGCAAGAGGCAGCCAAGTGGCACAGACGGCCATTATATAAGCAGGGATCGATTGTCTGTTCCACTGACCAAAATCCACATCCTCCTCAGTGTCTACGGGATGAACGCCTGGTCcaagtcctcctcctcctcctcctcagttaAATATGGCTGACTTCGCTCATAGGCAGTCTGATGGAAACAGTATTGGTAGATGGTGGAGGCACAAGACCCATTTACCTGTCCGTCAGTAAACAAGAgctccaggtgagacacacctGGTTGAAAGGTGGAGAAGAACTCTGACTGGTTGAAGTCATATTGATACACACCtctgctgcccgagtaatgtgctttttgtttcagctttctatctgcaacggatgtgaagatatttggtgggctaacaaatggacggacgaacacacaaacattgacaattacaatacatcaccgttttgaagcgggatgtaaccaGCCTACTccgcatacaaacacacatggatTCATTTTCATAATCATCTCCTCTGCATTAATTTGCTTTGGtcttttttggatttttctttacaacacatttacaacacaacactgaacttttatacacatttttacAACAGTCAAGTCAGCACTCCTGTGTGTTGAAACTGATATTTATactcttaaaaaataaaaattcctcAAACATTTTAGTTAACAAGTAATGAGTCTCAAATATACATGGTTTTCACTTCTAGAGGTACCTGAAAAATATTATTGGACTTTCCCATGACATTCTAAGTTTTTGAAATGATCCCAGATGTGGTTAGACTGGACTTATTTTGTGGCTTTAATCCCACTACC
This region of Antennarius striatus isolate MH-2024 chromosome 4, ASM4005453v1, whole genome shotgun sequence genomic DNA includes:
- the slc7a10b gene encoding asc-type amino acid transporter 1; amino-acid sequence: MDPGPIGCATEGQKEKKSDPDRVTLKKEIGLLSACTIIIGNIIGSGIFISPKGVLEHSGSVGLALLVWLLGGCIAALGSLCYAELGVTIPKSGGDYSYVTEIFGGLMGFLLLWSAVLIMYPTTLAVIALTFSSYILQPVFPNCVPPYMATRMLSATCLLLLTWVNCFSVRMATRIQDIFTVGKLMALGLIIMVGLVQIYNGKYEALTPQVAFSMDRTPSVGQMALAFLQASFAFSGWNFLNYVTEEVVEPRRNLPRAIYISIPLVTFVYTLTNIAYFSSMSPVELLSSNAVAVTFGEKLLGMFSILMPISVALSTFGGINGYLFTSSRLCFSGAREGHLPSLLAMIHYKSRTPIPALLVCCAATIIILCIGETHNLINYVSFINYLSYGVTIAGLLYYRWKKPNLYRPIKVSLVVPVCYLLFWVLLLGFSLHSEPMVCGVGLVIMLTGVPVYFLGVHWKQKPKCIYSFIERVTLVGQRLCFVVFPQFDPIDVTTLSERTESSSRLSPLS